The nucleotide sequence GGGACGGGCTCGACGACCGTGGGGACGGGCTCGACGACCGTGGGGACGGGCTCGACGACCGTGGGAACGGGCTCGACGACCGTGGGAACGGGCTCGACGACCGTGGGAACGGGCTCGACGACCGTGGGGACGCTGGCTCGACGACCGTGGGGACGGGCTCGACGACCGTGGGGACGGGCTCGACGACGGTGGGGACGGGCTCGACGACCGTGGGGACGCTCGCTCGACGACCGCTCAGGTCGCGGCGATGAGGGCGCGCAGCCGCGACTCGGCGGCGCGTGCGGACATCGGCGTGCACCCGGCCGCCTGCAGCTCACGCAGGATGACCGCCTCGGCGCGCACCTTCTGCACGCCGATCCGGACGATGTCGCGGATCGGCTTGCGCCGGTGGTCCAGGTCGCGGCGCAGCCGGCGGGCGAACGTGGTCGCCCGGCGGTTGTGGATCAGGATGGCGTCGGCCAGCAAGCCCGGCCTGTTGAGCGAATAGGAGTACGTCGGTACCTCGACCGAGCCGACGGCGCAGATCGCCCGCAGCGCGGCGATCGCGGCCGCGCGATCCCAGGAGGCAGGGCTTTCCCAGTCGAGATGTCCGCCGTTGCGCGGCATCGTCGGATCGGTGGCGTCCTTGTAGTAGTCGTCGAGTGGGACGACCGGCAGCCGCAGCCGCTCGGCGAGCCGGGTCTTGCCACTGCCCGACGGTCCCGCGAGCACGATGACCCGAGCCAGCGGCGCCGGTTCCCCGGCGACATCGCCGAGCGGCGCGGCGTTCGGCAACTCGCCGCGGCGTGCTGCACCGCTCAACGGATCAGTCGGCCCATTCGATGATGCTGGAAACCTCGCTCAGCACCGACTCCCACCGCTCGATGACCTCGTCGGTGACGGCGTCGTCCGCGACGTCGTTGCCCTCCCGCGCGGAGGAGACGATCTCGGCCAGCGGTCCGTCGCCCTCGAGCTGCTCCTTCGCGCCGTCCAGATCGCCGTACTCCGCCAGGTCGACCAGGAGGTCGGCGGCTCCGGCGAAGACCGTCGCGTCGAAGTCGGCATCGCCGCGGAGCATCGCATCCGCACCCTGCAGGTCGATGTCGTCCTCGGCGGCGATCGCCAGCGGCATGTCCTCGTGCCGTACGGCGCCGACGACGGTCGGCCAGGTGGCGAGGTCGCGCAGATCGTGGCCCGGCTTCTCGATGTCGTTCTGGTCCTCGTCCTCGATCACGTCGAGCATCGCGTCCGGAGTGCCGAACAGCCACGGCG is from Cumulibacter manganitolerans and encodes:
- a CDS encoding ATP-binding protein, encoding MSGAARRGELPNAAPLGDVAGEPAPLARVIVLAGPSGSGKTRLAERLRLPVVPLDDYYKDATDPTMPRNGGHLDWESPASWDRAAAIAALRAICAVGSVEVPTYSYSLNRPGLLADAILIHNRRATTFARRLRRDLDHRRKPIRDIVRIGVQKVRAEAVILRELQAAGCTPMSARAAESRLRALIAAT